The Candidatus Hydrogenedentota bacterium genome window below encodes:
- a CDS encoding sigma-70 family RNA polymerase sigma factor — MHPSDAELVLQSLAGDTDAFGVLVKRYQGAVYATAYYYAGRYGAAEDISQEAFWAAYRSLKMLKEPDQFGFWLKGVTTRTAANWLRKNLIRVKHETPLPHRRTLPVEDIRTGPAEAANTAESFERIYQAIDTLPEHYRLPVVLRYLQELSYEEIARFTGETREGVRGILQRAMRQLREALRPDTASENVEKWHRADR, encoded by the coding sequence ATGCATCCGAGCGATGCAGAATTGGTGCTGCAAAGCCTTGCGGGAGACACTGACGCGTTCGGCGTGCTGGTAAAGCGTTATCAGGGCGCGGTTTACGCGACGGCCTATTATTATGCGGGCCGTTACGGCGCGGCGGAGGACATCTCGCAGGAGGCTTTTTGGGCGGCGTACCGCAGCCTCAAGATGCTCAAGGAACCGGACCAGTTCGGTTTCTGGCTGAAAGGGGTGACGACCCGCACCGCGGCCAACTGGCTTCGGAAGAACTTGATCCGTGTAAAGCACGAGACTCCGCTTCCGCACCGGCGAACTTTGCCGGTGGAGGACATCCGGACGGGACCGGCGGAGGCGGCAAACACGGCGGAAAGTTTTGAACGGATTTATCAGGCAATTGACACATTGCCCGAGCATTACCGGCTGCCGGTGGTGCTCCGGTATCTGCAAGAGTTGAGTTACGAGGAGATAGCCCGGTTCACCGGAGAGACCCGCGAAGGCGTGCGGGGCATACTCCAGCGGGCCATGCGCCAGTTGCGCGAGGCGTTAAGGCCGGACACGGCTTCGGAGAATGTTGAAAAGTGGCATCGTGCGGACAGATAA